One Pleurocapsa sp. PCC 7327 DNA segment encodes these proteins:
- a CDS encoding methylenetetrahydrofolate reductase produces the protein MTTRFRRAVQDREFLITAEVTPPKGGNPVRMLEMAKLLKDRVHALNITDGSRAVVRMSSIAASVILLQHGIEPICQIACRDRNCIGLEADLMGAHALGIRTILALTGDPVKAGDRKESRSVFELESVRLLKLIANLNSGLDFKNQPLPDEPLDLFAGAAVDPQLKSWSSLQQRFDRKVEAGAQFFQSQLITDFERLDKFMNQIAAGSNKPILAGIFLLKSAKNAQFINKNVPGVQIPEDIIKRLADAPDPLQEGVNIAAEQVRLAKQVCQGVHLMAVKREDLIPQILDLAGIPPIEKPELNCV, from the coding sequence ATGACAACTAGATTTCGTCGTGCCGTTCAAGATAGAGAATTTCTGATCACTGCTGAGGTGACTCCTCCGAAAGGGGGCAATCCAGTACGAATGCTAGAAATGGCAAAACTTCTCAAAGATCGAGTTCATGCCTTGAACATCACCGATGGAAGTCGCGCTGTCGTGCGAATGTCTTCGATCGCAGCATCAGTAATTTTATTACAGCACGGCATCGAACCTATCTGTCAGATTGCCTGTCGCGATCGCAACTGCATTGGACTAGAAGCAGATTTAATGGGCGCACATGCTCTGGGAATCCGCACTATTTTAGCGCTAACAGGCGATCCGGTTAAAGCAGGCGATCGCAAAGAATCGAGGTCTGTGTTTGAATTGGAATCGGTTAGACTCCTCAAATTAATTGCCAACCTCAACAGTGGCTTAGATTTCAAAAATCAACCCCTGCCCGACGAACCGCTAGATTTATTTGCGGGCGCTGCCGTCGATCCGCAGTTAAAGAGTTGGTCGAGTTTGCAGCAACGATTCGATCGCAAAGTAGAAGCTGGGGCGCAGTTTTTCCAAAGCCAATTGATTACGGATTTCGAGCGACTGGATAAGTTTATGAATCAAATCGCTGCCGGAAGCAATAAACCTATTTTAGCAGGAATTTTCTTGCTTAAATCGGCTAAAAATGCTCAATTTATCAACAAAAATGTTCCAGGCGTTCAGATTCCAGAAGACATCATCAAACGCTTAGCCGATGCGCCCGATCCTCTTCAAGAAGGCGTAAACATTGCCGCCGAACAAGTGCGCTTAGCCAAGCAAGTCTGCCAAGGCGTTCATCTGATGGCAGTTAAGCGAGAAGATTTAATTCCTCAAATCCTCGATCTTGCTGGAATTCCTCCTATAGAAAAGCCTGAGTTAAATTGCGTTTAA
- the murA gene encoding UDP-N-acetylglucosamine 1-carboxyvinyltransferase, giving the protein MYVQKNIKISQYLEDKAINSLHSSNHPLSQPEDEQPILQIWGRASLEGEVRISGAKNSALAIMAGVLLCSDECRLQNVPILVDVTRMEQILEALGVKLNRQGNILDVDASNIGKSQAPYDLVSQMRASFFVIGPLLTRLGVASVPLPGGCAIGARPVDLHVRGLQAMGADVRIEHGMVHACVRGRRSRLQGAKIYLDYPSVGATETLMMAATLAEGETIIENAAQEPEVEDLANFCRAMGAQISGAGTNTILISGVDRLHETDYSIIPDRIEAGTFLVAGAITDSEISLYPVIPEHLAPVIAKLQEIGTQVVTDAPNRLRVVPGALRATDIETLPYPGFPTDMQAQFMALLAIAEGNSVISETVFENRLRHVAELNRMGADIRVKGNHAIVKGVPRLLGAPVMATDLRASAALVLAGLTAEGKTIVQGLHHLDRGYDNLEGKLSQLGAKLRRVTPQTQTSANISPIGQPNSQLSVCTSQLSPHQ; this is encoded by the coding sequence ATGTACGTCCAAAAAAACATTAAGATTTCCCAATATTTGGAGGATAAAGCCATAAACTCCCTGCATAGTTCCAATCATCCCCTCTCCCAGCCCGAAGACGAGCAACCCATTTTACAGATCTGGGGTAGAGCGTCTCTCGAAGGAGAAGTCCGAATTAGCGGCGCCAAAAATTCTGCCCTAGCGATCATGGCAGGGGTACTCCTATGTTCCGATGAATGTCGGCTTCAGAACGTGCCGATCTTAGTAGATGTGACGCGGATGGAGCAAATTCTGGAAGCTCTAGGAGTCAAGCTCAACAGGCAGGGCAACATTTTAGATGTGGATGCTAGCAATATTGGGAAATCCCAAGCGCCTTACGATCTTGTCTCTCAAATGAGAGCTAGTTTTTTTGTCATTGGTCCTTTGTTGACTAGACTAGGCGTTGCTAGCGTTCCTCTGCCAGGGGGATGCGCGATCGGAGCGAGACCTGTCGATCTCCACGTTCGCGGTTTGCAAGCGATGGGAGCAGACGTTCGCATCGAACACGGCATGGTTCATGCTTGCGTCAGGGGAAGAAGAAGCAGATTGCAGGGAGCAAAAATTTACTTAGACTATCCCAGCGTTGGCGCTACAGAAACGCTGATGATGGCAGCCACTTTAGCGGAAGGCGAAACTATCATTGAAAATGCCGCTCAAGAGCCAGAAGTCGAAGATTTGGCTAATTTCTGTCGAGCAATGGGAGCGCAAATTAGCGGCGCTGGCACCAATACGATTCTTATTTCTGGAGTCGATCGCCTGCACGAAACGGATTATTCTATCATCCCGGATCGCATTGAAGCGGGAACTTTTCTCGTAGCTGGAGCGATTACTGACTCAGAAATTAGCCTATATCCCGTCATTCCCGAACACTTGGCTCCCGTAATTGCCAAATTGCAAGAGATCGGCACTCAAGTCGTTACAGATGCCCCCAATCGCTTGCGCGTCGTACCTGGCGCCCTGCGGGCGACTGATATCGAAACGCTTCCCTATCCAGGATTTCCCACGGATATGCAAGCACAGTTTATGGCACTTCTCGCCATTGCCGAAGGAAACAGCGTCATTAGCGAGACGGTGTTTGAAAACCGCCTGCGCCACGTGGCAGAATTAAATCGCATGGGAGCCGACATTCGCGTTAAAGGAAATCACGCGATCGTCAAAGGCGTGCCCAGGTTATTGGGCGCTCCCGTCATGGCAACCGATTTACGCGCTTCAGCCGCTTTGGTACTGGCAGGTTTAACCGCCGAAGGCAAGACAATCGTTCAAGGATTGCATCATTTAGACCGAGGGTACGACAATCTAGAAGGAAAGCTGAGTCAGTTGGGAGCCAAACTTCGCAGAGTTACGCCTCAGACGCAGACTTCAGCCAATATTTCGCCAATTGGTCAACCCAATTCGCAATTATCGGTTTGCACTTCGCAATTATCACCTCATCAATAA
- the trpS gene encoding tryptophan--tRNA ligase produces the protein MAKQRVLSGVQPTGNLHLGNYLGAIRNWVEIQSNYDNYFCVVDLHAITVPHNPKTLAHDTYTIAALYLACGIDLQYSTIFVQSHVSAHSELTWLLNCVTPLNWLERMIQFKEKAVKQGENVSVGLLDYPVLMAADILLYDADKVPVGEDQKQHLELTRDIAIRINDKYGSKEKPVLKLPEPLIRQEGARVMSLTDGTSKMSKSDPSDMSRINLLDPPELVEKKIKRCKTDPIKGLTFDDPERPECNNLLTLYTILSGKTKQEVAVECRDMGWGQFKPLLAEVTIEALRPIQDKYKEIMDNRDYLDSILREGRQKAEAVANKTLERVKNALGYLPPL, from the coding sequence ATGGCAAAACAGCGAGTTTTATCTGGGGTTCAACCCACGGGCAACTTACATTTAGGCAACTATCTAGGGGCAATTCGTAACTGGGTCGAAATTCAGAGCAATTATGACAATTACTTTTGCGTAGTAGATCTACACGCCATTACAGTACCGCACAATCCCAAAACCCTAGCCCACGATACCTATACCATCGCCGCACTCTATTTAGCTTGCGGCATCGACTTACAGTACTCCACTATTTTCGTCCAATCCCACGTTAGCGCGCACAGCGAACTTACATGGCTGCTTAACTGTGTCACGCCTCTAAACTGGTTGGAGAGGATGATCCAGTTCAAAGAAAAAGCCGTCAAACAAGGCGAAAACGTTAGCGTTGGTTTATTGGATTATCCCGTCTTAATGGCAGCCGATATTTTACTTTATGATGCCGATAAAGTTCCTGTCGGCGAAGATCAAAAGCAACACTTGGAACTGACGCGCGATATTGCCATACGAATCAACGATAAATACGGAAGCAAAGAGAAACCCGTCTTGAAACTTCCCGAACCGCTAATTCGTCAAGAAGGGGCTAGAGTGATGAGTCTGACGGATGGCACAAGCAAGATGTCTAAGTCAGATCCTTCAGATATGAGTCGGATCAATCTTCTCGATCCGCCAGAATTAGTTGAGAAGAAAATTAAGCGCTGTAAAACCGATCCTATCAAAGGTTTGACTTTTGACGATCCAGAACGCCCCGAATGCAATAATTTATTAACTCTTTACACGATCTTGTCAGGAAAGACGAAACAAGAAGTGGCAGTAGAATGTCGGGATATGGGTTGGGGACAGTTTAAGCCCTTGCTTGCTGAAGTTACCATCGAAGCTCTTAGACCAATCCAAGACAAATATAAAGAAATTATGGATAATAGGGACTATTTAGACTCTATATTGCGAGAAGGTCGCCAAAAAGCCGAGGCGGTTGCCAATAAAACCCTAGAGCGAGTTAAAAATGCCCTTGGTTATCTACCACCTCTCTAG
- a CDS encoding RNA methyltransferase: MITSLQNPLVKQMRKLHSSKGRREQHLFLLEGTHLLETACESNCSLATVCCTEQWRDRYPQLWEKASKQAQRVEIVSPEVLGAITTTVHPDGVVATALRIIDRPAKLAHLKLGLVLERLQDPGNLGTIIRTAVAAGADGLWLSDDSVDVDNPKVLRSSAGAWFRLPIIISSNLTEIVADYRSRGVQIVATLPKAKKLYWEIDFTGPTLILLGNEGAGLTQELVSLSNLQIKIPLGEGVESLNVAIAAALLLYEAQRQRRIESYS, translated from the coding sequence ATGATTACGAGTCTTCAGAATCCTCTCGTCAAACAGATGCGCAAGCTACACTCCTCTAAAGGTAGGCGCGAGCAACATCTGTTTTTATTAGAGGGAACTCATTTGCTAGAGACGGCTTGCGAGAGCAATTGTTCCTTAGCAACAGTTTGTTGCACCGAGCAATGGCGAGATCGCTACCCACAATTATGGGAAAAAGCGTCTAAGCAAGCTCAAAGAGTGGAGATAGTCTCCCCAGAAGTTTTAGGCGCGATCACAACGACGGTTCATCCCGATGGAGTAGTTGCCACTGCTTTACGCATAATAGATCGACCCGCAAAGCTAGCTCATCTAAAATTGGGATTAGTTTTAGAGCGATTGCAAGATCCTGGAAATTTGGGAACGATTATTCGTACCGCCGTTGCTGCTGGGGCAGATGGGTTATGGCTGAGCGACGATAGCGTCGATGTCGATAATCCAAAAGTTTTGCGCTCGTCTGCCGGGGCGTGGTTTCGCTTGCCAATTATCATCAGTTCCAATTTAACCGAAATCGTAGCAGACTATCGATCGCGGGGAGTACAAATAGTCGCGACGCTGCCTAAAGCCAAGAAACTGTATTGGGAAATTGATTTTACCGGCCCGACTTTAATTTTATTGGGCAATGAAGGGGCAGGACTGACACAAGAATTGGTTTCTCTATCCAACTTGCAAATAAAAATTCCTCTGGGTGAAGGAGTAGAATCGTTGAATGTTGCGATCGCGGCCGCTTTATTATTGTACGAAGCTCAACGACAAAGAAGGATTGAATCCTACTCTTGA
- a CDS encoding o-succinylbenzoate synthase gives MYYHFEFRPYQRRFRQPLKTSRRIWEIREGIILRLTDEIGRMGCGEIAPLPWFGSETLAQALAFCEQLKGKFTQATIQAIPEDLPACQFGFESALEDLFRAEGERGRLSFSYLLPAGEDALQAWEILQSSTTFKWKIGALAIAEEIKIFKKLVRTLPAGAKLRLDANGGLSTEEAKAWLEVADEMQIVEFIEQPLSPQEFDLMLDLSTNYSTAIALDESVANLQQLEDCYQKGWRGIYIIKAAIAGSPQRLRQFCQRHKIDAVFSSVFETKIGREAVLRLAAELSNPNRAIGFGVGHWFEKDDGF, from the coding sequence ATGTACTATCATTTTGAATTTCGTCCCTATCAACGCCGTTTCCGTCAACCTTTGAAAACCAGTCGCAGAATTTGGGAAATAAGAGAAGGTATTATTCTACGTTTGACTGATGAAATCGGTAGAATGGGTTGCGGCGAGATTGCCCCTTTGCCTTGGTTCGGTTCGGAAACTCTAGCACAGGCGTTAGCATTTTGCGAGCAATTGAAGGGAAAATTCACACAAGCAACAATACAAGCGATTCCAGAGGATTTACCTGCTTGTCAGTTTGGGTTTGAATCGGCGTTGGAGGATTTATTTCGTGCAGAGGGGGAGAGAGGAAGACTTTCTTTTAGTTATCTATTACCTGCTGGGGAAGATGCTTTACAGGCGTGGGAAATTCTTCAGTCATCAACTACCTTCAAATGGAAAATTGGCGCGCTCGCAATCGCAGAGGAAATTAAAATATTTAAGAAGCTAGTTCGCACATTACCAGCAGGAGCAAAGTTACGATTAGATGCTAATGGGGGATTGAGTACAGAAGAAGCAAAAGCTTGGTTAGAAGTAGCTGATGAGATGCAGATTGTTGAGTTTATCGAACAACCTTTATCGCCTCAAGAGTTCGATCTAATGTTAGATTTAAGTACCAATTATTCTACTGCGATCGCATTGGATGAATCTGTTGCTAATCTACAACAATTGGAGGATTGCTATCAAAAAGGATGGCGAGGGATATATATTATTAAAGCTGCGATCGCGGGTTCTCCTCAACGCCTGCGTCAGTTTTGTCAGCGGCATAAAATTGATGCCGTATTTTCTTCAGTTTTTGAAACTAAAATTGGTAGAGAAGCAGTATTGCGTCTAGCAGCAGAACTTTCTAACCCAAATCGCGCTATAGGTTTTGGGGTAGGTCATTGGTTTGAAAAAGATGATGGATTCTGA
- a CDS encoding 2-succinylbenzoate--CoA ligase — protein MHGNLLTPEHLLEYLKQRTKEDWLIGYDSQNFYLLVEQFLIQLTQLSKEKKSPNILIAEEDPYQFLAALLAAVAANCHVFLCNRDWQQQEWQQVFDLVQPNSILGKSLFIPSSSSLNLHKRQMTDDRGQKIMIPTGGSSGKIRFTIHTWETLTASVKGFCQYFNIDSVNSFCILPLYHVSGLMQFIRSFLTKGNLAILPYKALRAGEKVNINFSDFFISLVPTQLQFLLRSQPDWLSQFYTVLLGGAPAWQSLLETARKYRIKLAPTYGMTETASQIVTLKPEAFLSDNHSSGQVLPHAKVTICSDCNERLEPKQTGIITVEAESLFLGYYPEIARDRKSFQTDDLGYFDEKGNLYIIGRSSQKIITGGENVFPKEVEAAILATQLVTDVAVIGLSDCQWGQVVTAIYVPKQKSLSSKELKIAIADKIAKFKQPKYWIPVENIPRNQQGKVNYQQLQQIATNQLGH, from the coding sequence ATGCATGGAAATCTCCTTACTCCTGAGCATTTATTAGAATATCTAAAACAGCGCACTAAAGAAGATTGGCTGATTGGTTATGATAGTCAAAATTTTTATTTACTTGTAGAACAATTCTTGATTCAATTAACTCAACTTTCAAAAGAAAAAAAATCGCCGAATATTCTTATAGCAGAAGAAGACCCCTACCAATTTCTTGCTGCCTTACTTGCTGCTGTTGCTGCTAACTGTCACGTTTTTCTCTGCAATCGAGATTGGCAACAACAAGAATGGCAACAAGTTTTCGATCTAGTTCAACCCAATTCAATTTTAGGAAAATCGTTATTTATTCCTAGCAGTTCATCACTAAATCTTCACAAAAGACAAATGACTGATGATCGAGGACAAAAAATTATGATTCCAACCGGAGGGTCATCAGGAAAAATTCGTTTTACTATTCATACCTGGGAAACACTGACAGCTTCAGTAAAAGGGTTTTGCCAATACTTTAATATCGATAGTGTCAATTCTTTTTGTATTTTACCACTTTATCATGTTAGTGGTTTAATGCAATTCATTCGTTCTTTTCTAACAAAAGGAAACCTAGCTATTTTGCCATATAAAGCCTTGAGAGCGGGAGAAAAAGTTAATATAAATTTCTCAGATTTTTTTATTTCATTAGTGCCAACACAGTTACAATTTCTCTTGCGATCGCAGCCAGATTGGCTCTCACAATTCTATACTGTACTACTAGGAGGTGCTCCTGCATGGCAATCTCTTTTAGAAACTGCTAGAAAGTATCGAATTAAACTAGCGCCAACCTACGGAATGACAGAAACCGCTTCCCAAATCGTTACGCTTAAGCCCGAAGCATTTCTAAGTGACAATCATAGTAGCGGTCAAGTTTTACCTCACGCAAAAGTGACTATTTGTAGCGATTGCAATGAGCGATTAGAACCCAAGCAGACGGGTATTATTACTGTAGAAGCAGAGTCTCTTTTTCTAGGTTATTATCCAGAGATCGCTCGCGATCGCAAATCTTTTCAAACAGACGATTTAGGATATTTTGATGAAAAAGGAAACTTGTATATCATCGGACGTAGCAGTCAGAAAATTATTACGGGTGGAGAGAATGTCTTTCCAAAAGAAGTAGAAGCCGCTATTTTAGCAACTCAATTAGTAACCGATGTTGCCGTAATCGGTTTATCTGACTGCCAATGGGGGCAAGTAGTAACCGCTATCTATGTTCCCAAACAGAAGAGTTTATCTTCCAAAGAACTTAAAATTGCGATCGCGGATAAGATCGCTAAATTTAAACAACCTAAATATTGGATTCCAGTAGAAAACATTCCTCGCAACCAGCAAGGTAAAGTAAACTACCAACAGTTGCAACAAATCGCTACAAATCAATTAGGTCATTAG